Within Xanthomonas oryzae pv. oryzae, the genomic segment CGGAGGTGGGTACCGCTACGTGAGGAGTTTCTACGCTCCTTGATTGCGAGATTGCGATCAGTTGAATCCGATGTCAACCCATGCACCGGAGGCGACACACCGCGCTATCGCATGGCCACCCCAGCCATGGTCGAAGACGTGCTGCAGCATGCGTGCCGTCGTCAGCCGGGTGTGGACAGTGCATTCACAACCGGAGTGGAAGCGTTGTCCATGCAGCACGGGGCACAGGCCGCGCCCACCGGGCGGCTGCGCCGTCGTTTTGTTAGCCGCTTCCAGCGTGAAATGCGGCGCTTGCGAAGCGCGCGCTCCGAGCGCAACACGTGCACCACCACGATGCGCTGCCCATCCAAGCGGTAGATCACGCGGCAAGGTGGTTCGACAATCTGGCGATAGCGCGAGCGCTTGAGTTCCTGTAGCCGGCTTCCACTGTCCGGGGGTTCGATCAACTGCTCAACGTGCGCGAACACCCGTTTCACCAGCGCCGCTGCAGCGGGCACGTTGTCAATTGCGATGTCGTCGGCAGTCGCTTCCAAATCAGCCAGTGTCGGCGCCGACCAGACTATTTCAGCCGTCGTGCCACGCGTTGCTATGCCTGTTCATGGGTCAGCGTGCGGCCTTGCGCTACTGCCATTTCTCCACGGGCGATTCCTTCGAGGATCGCCATGCGCTGCTGCATGCGCTCATAGCTGGCAACATCCACCAGATAGGCGCTGGGTAAACCGTGCTGTGTGATCAGGATTGGCTCCTTGTCGCGCTCTGTAGCTGCAAGAAGTTCGGTCGCCTGACCCTTGAGCGTGGTGACACGTTCGGTGCGCATGGAGTGACAGCAAAGTATCAGTCCGGGCGAGGAAAACGGCCGGCCCAACGACGTCAGACTGCGCCTTCACGCCTCGCTCAACGGCCGCAGGCACAGCCAGATCGCATACCAATGCGATAGCGCGCCGCCCAGGACATGCGCGTGCCAGATGGCGCGGTTGTAGATGAGGGATTTGCGCACATAGAACGCCACGCCCACGGTGTAGAACGCGCCGCCGGCGGCGATGAGCCAGAGCACCACCCTGTCCAGCCCGGCGATCATCTGGTTGATCACCACGATGCCCGCCCAGCCCAGCAGTAAGTAGATCGCCACCCAGAAGCCCTTGGCGATGCCGGGCAGGCACAGCTTGGCGAACACGCCGAACAAGGCCACGCACCAGACGCTGAGGATCATCACCCACCGCCAGGTGCCATCGAGCGCGACCAGGAAAAATGGCGTGTACGAGCCGGCGATCATGACGAAGATGCCGGCGTGGTCGAACTTGCGCAGCATCGGTTGGCGCTGCGGCGGAGCGAAGTTGTAAGCCGCCGAACAGGCAAACATCACCAGCAGCCCCAGCGCATAGATGCAGGTGGCCAGCAGCATGGTCTGGCTGGCGTGCGCGCGCCACACCAGCCAGGCGCCGCCAACGATGGCCAGGAACAGACCGGCGGCATGCACCGCAATATCGGCGCGGCGGGCGGGGACAGACTTGTAATGCGGAGCAGTGACGTTGGTGGACACGGGCACGGCGGTTCTTCGATGAGGGGGATCCCACAGCGTGCAGGGCAGCCGTGACGCGATGGGGTCCACAGGATACCCGGCTTGCTGAATCCGCTCAGTGAGGCAGGCTGGGCGCGGGGGCGCCGGTCTCATACCCTGAGACATCCTTTTCGTTTGATCTCCCTCTTTGGGAGCCTTTGCCGTATGCCTCCGTTTGCCCTCGCTCCCCGTACCGAAACCGCCGAACGCGCGCTGGCCACCACCGACGGCCGGCCAAGCCGCGATGGCGCGCTGCTCACCGAGCGCCTGGAACGGCGCTACCACGACCGCATCACCGGCAGCTTCACCATTCCCGGGCGCGACGGCCGCTACGCGTCGATTCCCGAGGATGTGCCCAGCGCACTGGCCGATGCGCTGCAGGCGCGCGGCATCAGCCAGCTCTACAGCCATCAGGCCGATGCGTGGGCGGCTACCCAGCGCGGCGAACATGTGGCGATCGTGACGCCCACCGCGTCGGGCAAATCGCTGTGCTACACGCTGCCGGTGGTGAGTGCAGCAATGACCAGCGGCGCCAAGGCGCTGTACCTGTTCCCGACCAAAGCGCTGGCGCAGGATCAGGTGGCCGAGTTGCTGGAGTTGAACCGCGCCGGAGAACTGGGCGTGAAAGCCTTCACCTTCGATGGCGACACGCCCGGCGATGCGCGGCAGGCGATCCGCCTGCATGGCGATATCGTGGTGAGCAACCCGGACATGCTGCATCAGGCGATCCTGCCGCATCACACCAAGTGGGCGCAGTTCTTCGAGAACCTGCGCTATGTGGTGATCGACGAGATCCACACCTATCGCGGTGTCTTCGGCAGCCACGTTACCAACGTGCTGCGCCGGCTCAAGCGCATCTGCGCGTTCTATGGCGCCACTCCGCAGTTCATTCTGTGCTCGGCCACCATCGGCAACCCGCAGGCGCACGCGCAGGCCCTGATCGAAGAACAGGTGCATGCGATCACCGAATCCGGCGCGCCCACTGGCGACAAGCATGTGCTGTTGTGGAACCCGCCGGTGGTCAATGCAGATCTGGGCCTGCGTGCGTCGGCGCGTTCGCAGAGCAACCGCATTGCGCGCATCGCCATCAAGAGCGGCCTGAAGACGCTGGTGTTCGCGCAGACGCGCCTGATGGTGGAAGTGCTGACCAAGTATCTGAAAGACATCTTCGACCACGACCCGCGCAAGCCGCCCCGCATCCGTGCGTACCGCGGCGGCTATCTGCCCACCGAGCGGCGCGAGGTGGAGCGTGCGATGCGTGCCGGCACGATCGACGGCATCGTTTCCACCTCGGCGCTGGAACTGGGCGTGGATATCGGTGCGCTGGACGTGGTGATCCTCAACGGCTACCCCGGCAGCGTGGCCGCCACATGGCAACGCTTTGGCCGCGCCGGGCGCCGCCAGCAACCGGCATTGGGTGTGCTGGTAGCCAGCTCGCAACCCTTGGACCAATACGTGGTGCGGCACCCGGACTTCTTCGCCGATGCCTCGCCCGAACATGCGCGCACCGCGCCGGATCAACCGCTGATTTTGTTCGATCACATCCGCTGCGCCGCGTTCGAATTGCCGTTCATTGCCAGCGAACCGTTCGG encodes:
- a CDS encoding type II toxin-antitoxin system RelE/ParE family toxin — its product is MEATADDIAIDNVPAAAALVKRVFAHVEQLIEPPDSGSRLQELKRSRYRQIVEPPCRVIYRLDGQRIVVVHVLRSERALRKRRISRWKRLTKRRRSRPVGAACAPCCMDNASTPVVNALSTPG
- a CDS encoding type II toxin-antitoxin system Phd/YefM family antitoxin produces the protein MRTERVTTLKGQATELLAATERDKEPILITQHGLPSAYLVDVASYERMQQRMAILEGIARGEMAVAQGRTLTHEQA
- the trhA gene encoding PAQR family membrane homeostasis protein TrhA; translation: MPVSTNVTAPHYKSVPARRADIAVHAAGLFLAIVGGAWLVWRAHASQTMLLATCIYALGLLVMFACSAAYNFAPPQRQPMLRKFDHAGIFVMIAGSYTPFFLVALDGTWRWVMILSVWCVALFGVFAKLCLPGIAKGFWVAIYLLLGWAGIVVINQMIAGLDRVVLWLIAAGGAFYTVGVAFYVRKSLIYNRAIWHAHVLGGALSHWYAIWLCLRPLSEA
- a CDS encoding DEAD/DEAH box helicase, with translation MPPFALAPRTETAERALATTDGRPSRDGALLTERLERRYHDRITGSFTIPGRDGRYASIPEDVPSALADALQARGISQLYSHQADAWAATQRGEHVAIVTPTASGKSLCYTLPVVSAAMTSGAKALYLFPTKALAQDQVAELLELNRAGELGVKAFTFDGDTPGDARQAIRLHGDIVVSNPDMLHQAILPHHTKWAQFFENLRYVVIDEIHTYRGVFGSHVTNVLRRLKRICAFYGATPQFILCSATIGNPQAHAQALIEEQVHAITESGAPTGDKHVLLWNPPVVNADLGLRASARSQSNRIARIAIKSGLKTLVFAQTRLMVEVLTKYLKDIFDHDPRKPPRIRAYRGGYLPTERREVERAMRAGTIDGIVSTSALELGVDIGALDVVILNGYPGSVAATWQRFGRAGRRQQPALGVLVASSQPLDQYVVRHPDFFADASPEHARTAPDQPLILFDHIRCAAFELPFIASEPFGPIDPLVFLEALAESEVIHQEGDRWEWIADSYPANAVSLRSVADGNFVVVDKSDGKQQIIAEVDYSAAALTLYEGAIHMVQSTPYQVERLDWAGRKAYVTRTHVDYYTDSIDYTKLKVLDRFDGGVAGRGDSHHGEVHVVRRVSGYKKIRYYTHENIGYGPVNLPDQELHTTAVWWQLPQATLGKAFTSKQDALDGFLGAAYALHVVATVAVMADARDLQKAVGNGDGAWCAVADQTGRGQLRGVEEGDTATVELLQTFVPTVYLYDNFPGGVGLSEPLWLRQAELLQRADELVRRCDCSAGCPACVGPVLAAHEEGKGDSPKSLALTVLALLFDAQAPLRHATQVDDDLALDVPA